GTCAATCTTACATCCAAATCTCACAAACAAATCCCCAAATATTTGCTAAGGGCTTTCTATTTCCTAAAATCGCAGAATCTAATATAGCGTCTGTTTCCGGAATAGATAAATAACCTTGCGATCGCCTTAATACTCAAGCTTTGCCGAGGACAGGGAAAATATTCCCAAATCTGGGAGGGGTTTAATAGCCCCTCCCATTATTTTTTAGCCAAATAAAATTATACAATGAAAAAAGCTATGTAAATAAACGTAAATCCCTTGGTTTTTAGTAGCGCTTTAGCACCAGATTTTTACACTAAAAATTCTGGTTAGGGAATCTACCAATAAAATTATGAAAAATGAAACGATTTTGGAAAAAAACTGCCTTTTTTACGATTGTTGCCCTAATTGTTTTTAGTCTAGTTGCAAGTAGTGGAACAACAAATAAAATCCTCAATCAAGATACTCGTAATTCAGAAAGTTACATTCTTGCTGATTTACTTCCCAAGCAGCAATCAAATCAACTTTATATTGGCATAGTTAATGAGATAGTCACCCCCACTCCCGAGGCTACTCCTACTCCTAATTTAAACTTAACTAGCAAAGAGCGATTTTTAACAGCAATAACAGATAAATTATCAACAATTCCCGAATCTGGCACTTATGAATATAATTTATTGCGTGCCTATGGAGCAGCTTTTGTGAATCATAATTCAGAGGTTCAGCTTCCATCTCAAGTGTTATTTAAAGATGAAAAAGAAACAAAAGAATTTCAGGCTACCCTGACAATGGGTAAAGTGAATGGAACTAACAACTGTTATTTACAAAAAGCAGCAGCCGATGCCTTAAATCAGGCTAAAGCACAAGTTAGTATTCCCTTAAAATCTGGTGACGCTGATAGTGATTGCACTCGTAGTTTTGCCGCCAACGTTAGATTTTGGAGAAAATATGCTAACGATAAAACTTTAACAAGAGTTCAACAAGGTCAAGAAACAAAAATTTTGGGAACAGTTGCACCTCCTGGCGCATCACAACATCTGTGGGGATTAGCAATTGATTTGAGAGTATCAAGTGAAGCTCAAAGACAGGCTTTAAATCAAAATGGTTGGTTTCGGACTGTGGAATATGATGTACCCCATTGGACTTATATTGGTTATCCGCCAGATGAACTGGGTGATTTGGGATTTCAAAATAAAGTGATTGGTGGAATTAGTTATTGGCTAACTCCTTTATAAATTATCCACGTTGGGGTGGAAAAAAGAGTACAGGGTACCAACTATAACGCAATAATTCAGCCGCAAAACTGGAAATCAACCATTCTTGGAGTTTACCTATCGTTCCTGAAGACACTGCGATCGCACTAATATCTGCCATTGTAGCTGCCTCTAAAATCTGAGTCACGCAGTGTCCTTGGCGAACTTCTATCTCTACTTGTAAATTTACTCCCTCCAAATCAGCTTTAATCTGAGATAGGGTTTGCCCTGCCTGCTGCGGTGAGATTTTCTTTGGTACTTCCCGACGACCAGTATCTTCTAAGACCCAACATAACGTACACTGTTGGAGATATCTATCAGATTGTTGTTGAGCTAACTGCTTTACCTGTTGCACCAGATAATTTGCCGCTTGAGTATCGTTGTAGGGAAGTAGCAAAGAGCGGAAAAGGTGCTGACAACGGAGAGTTAATTCCTCAGAAGTATAAGTAGAGATTAACTGAGGACGCACTACCAAAAGAGGAATCATTGTTTTGTGAGACAAGTCAGCCATTGTACTACCCACCAATTTTTCAGTGAGTAAGTTGCGACTTTGAGAACCCAGTATAATCAGTTGGGACTGATAGGTTTGAGCAACCTTAAGGATGATTTCAACAGGCTTTCCCGATTGAACTTCTATTTTTACTTCTACATCAGTAGGAGTTTCACCAACGGTTTTTGCCAATCGGGTTTGAGCTTGTTCTATTTTCTCAGTATCGACTCGTGGAATAATACCTTTTTCCCACAATGGAACAACGTGCAAAAAAACTATTTGCTTCATCCCCGCAAGCGCAAGACTAGAAACAAAATGTGTGAGACGGTGTAAACCGTCAGAAAAATCTGTGCAAATCAAAACTCGTTGAAACATAGATAACCAGTAAAAGATATTTAGAAATCTTCTAATTTAATCCCGTAACCTATAATCAAATTCGTTTGAATACTTACAGCATATTTCATTACAGCGATCGCAACTGGTGCAAAGTATCAGTCAACACACTTTACGCACTATAGACTGAGTTCGCATAAATTGCTAATTGCGATCGATTTTTCAGATTGAGACGATTCAGCAGGTGGGTGACATGAGTTTTGACTGTTCCTTCCGAAATATAAAGTTGTTGTGCGATTTCGCGGTTCGTAGCACCAATTGCAATCAAGCGCAATACATCTTGTTCCCGATCAGTCAGCAAATCCAATTTTGGTTCTGGTAACTTCGGGCTAGCAGGTTCTGAAGTTTGGATTTTAGGAACTATCTTTTCTAACAGCCCTGGTCCCATTTGGGTGTAACCTTTATGGACAAACCGAATTGCCTGTGCTAATTCCTCAGATGGCATATCTTTGAGTAAATAGCCTTTTGCTCCTGATCGCATTGCATCAGCAATGTATTCATCATCATCAAAGGTGCTAAGGACTATCACTTTTGTATTTGGAAACTGCTCGGAGATGATGCTAGTAGCCACTCTACCATCCATCACAGGCATACGCACGTCCATTAACACAATATCTGGCTGTAATGCCTTTACTTGTGCGATCGCACTTTCACCATTATCCGCAGTTCCCACAACTTCTAAATCAGGCTCTAAATTTAACATAGCCCTGATACCGTCTCGAATAAGAGTCTGGTCATCTACGAGTAACAGACGAATCATATAGGAGTGCATCTAAACTTTTGCAGGAGTACTACCCTAGTGTAGAACTCTGTCTCCCTGATGCATACCAAAAAAATAAATTATCCAGTAGGGTAGCGTGTGTTAGTGATAACGTAACCCACTATATTTCCGTGTGGAGGTGCGTTACAGACATTCGTTCTGTCACACCTACTAGCGAGTATTACTTATTCATTTCAAATTAATAACTGAAGATATTAGACCTCTTACATGAATCCTAAAAACCCTCAATTCCTCCGTGAACGCAGGGTGGTTTCATACAAACACCAGAAAATTTAATTAGCTCCTTCACACCTGGAGATATGTATGTTAACAAACCACTACAAACCACTAAGGACACAAAGAACACAAAGAGTTTAAGAAGTTAGTAGGGATTATAATTTTTCTTCCGTCGTATGAAACCACCCTGCTTAATCCCACTATTAACGGGCTACCGTGTATACACAAGTTAAATTTACCTCCCTTAATCCCCGAATATCTTGGGAAATAAGAGATATAGTTCCCTCTCCTTGTAAAGGAGAGGGTTAGGGTGAGGTAAAACCAGGATTCATAAGCTATTTCAGACTTGTATGTACACCGTAGCTGTTAACGGGGAGAGATTTAGTTCCCTCCTCGTCAATGCTTAGGGTTAGGGTGAGGTAAAAAATATTTGTTTAAGAGGTCTATTGAATTTTTCTCTACAATCTCCAACTTTAGTCTTAGGAATATTTACTCAATGACTCAACGAAAGTCCCAGTAGGTTTATTTATTTAGTTGAGATGAGAGTATAGACGTTTTTCAGATGTTTATCTCTAATCAAAATTCTACTATGAATACAGTTGCGAAGGCAATCAAACACAGAAGACCAAAAAATAAATGAAAAGGTTTCCAAACTATTGCTTTCTTCAACTAGTAAACAACACACAAACAACACAAACAAACGAGGTAAATTATGTCTTACGAAATTAACAAATCTATTGAATTGTCTGAACAAGAACTAGATGTAGTAGCTGGTGGTGCTAGCTTGAATGAAATCGCTGCTTTTGCTGCTGAACAAAACAGCATTAAATCAAGTGTAGCTGCTACTCCCTTCGGAGCTTTTTCCCAAACAGATATTCAGGAATTAGATCTCGCATCTGCGGTTCAAAAACAAATCGACGTTTAGTTTAAACTTCTAAATTAGTCATTCTTCATTTCATTAGCAGAGGATTACCTCTGCTTTCAAAAAAAAACACAAACAACACAAACAAACGAGGTAAATTATGTCTCACGAAATCAACAAATCCATCGAATTGTCTGAACAAGAACTAGATGTAGTAGCTGGTGGCGCTAGCCTGAATGAACTTACTGCTTTTGCAGCTAGCCAAGAGAGCATTAAATCAGCTTCAGCAGCAACTGCTTTTGGCTCTTTCTCTACAACAGATATTCAAAGTTTAGATGTTGAATCTGTTGTGCAAAAACAAGCAGAGGCTTAAGTTCATCAATCAATAATTCTTCTTTGATTAGCAGAGGATTACCTCTGCTTTCAAAAAAAACACAAACAACACAAACAAACGAGGTAAATTATGTCTCACGAAATCAACAAATCCATCGAATTGTCTGAACAAGAACTAAATGTAGTAGCTGGTGGCGCTAGCCTGAATGAACTTGCTGCTTTTGCAACTGAAAAAGAAAGTATCAAATCAGCTTCAGCAGCAACTGGTTTTGGCTCTTTCTCTACAACAGATATTCAAGAATTAGATCTTGCATCTGTTGTGCAAAAACAAGCAGAAGCTTAAGTTCATCAATCAACAATTCTTCTTTGATTAGCAGAGGTAATCTCTGCTTTCAAAAAAAACACAAACAACACAAACAAACGAGGTAAATTATGTCTCACGAAATCAACAAATCCATCGAATTGTCTGAACAAGAACTAGATGTAGTAGCTGGTGGCGCTAGCCTGAATGAACTTGCTGCTTTTGCAACTAGCCAAGAGAGTATTAAATCAGCTTCAGCTGCTACTCCCTTTGGTTCTGTTTCAACGACAGATATTCAGTATTTAGATCTTGAATCTGTTGTTCAAAAACAAGCAGAAGCTTAAGTTCATCAATCAACAATTCTTCTTTAATTAGCAGAGGAAATTTTGATTATTTTATTCAATAATTAAGATTACTCTGCTTTACCAAATAAGTAGGAAGTGAGGATAAAACATGTCTAAGAAAATTAAAACTGATGAAGACAATAAAATCACAGAATTGTCTGAGGAAGAATTAGATGAAGTATCAGGAGGTCTCAACCTATCTGAATTGTTTAAAGATATTAATCAATTTAGCCAAGTAAATATAGCTAATTTCAAACAAAGTAAATTTGTCTTAGATCAGGTAAGCATTGTAAATTCAGAAGGTTCTTTTAATTCCTTACACATCGAAATTACTAATATAGAATCAACTGCTATTCAAGATCTAAATATTAGCTAAATATTCTAACTTTGACAAAAAACAGAGAAAAGAAAAATTTATTCAACCATGAATAATTCTCTGTTTTTATAAACTGAAATCTTTAAAAAAATTGGAGAAAGTTATGTCAGATGAAATATTTAACGACAATCAAATTATAGAACTGACTGAGCAAGAAATAAATACTTTAGCTGGTGGTATAGAGAATACTCAATATGTTGCTAAGCAACTGAGTCTAGTTCCCGATGATTTAACACAGTCAGTTTCCCAATCTGTGGATAAAATCTTCTCTGCGATTCCTCTTTTAGGTTTGGATTTATAGACGTGAATACAAATCCTCGAAAATAAACTCTATAACCTCTTAACAGTTAAATCAAGAACTTATCAATCGCAGATATATACCAGAACACAACTAGAAAAAAGAGATTATACAACTCGCCTCGAAAGAACTGGTCTGAAGTTGGCGTGCTGAAGCAGGAAATATTGTAAAGAAATATAACATTATTGAATGGCTGCATAAATTCCTAACCTACCTCAGATAGTTACACAAAGGTTCAAACAAAGATCACTCGATCTTATGCTTGCATTCTGCAAAGCCTTTTTATTTCCATTGTTAAATTTTTTACCAAGTAAAAACGCTCTCATACCCTTAGAAAATATAAGAGAGTCTAATTATGACAGAAGTTCTACTCAAGGAACTTAGTAATAGTGATATTGACTGGATGCTGAAGACTGGTAGTAGAGAAGAAATTTCTACAGGTCAAGTTCTCATCCGCCAAGGCGAACCTGTCAATGCTTTATATATTCTCTTAGATGGAGCATTAACAGTTTCTATATCTCAGGCTGACAACAACCCATTGGGACGTGCCTTTGCTGCTTTAGAAGGTGGTGAAATGTCAGGGCGGGAAATCGCCAGATTATCTAGTGGAGAAATGGTAGGAGAAATTCCTTTTATAGAGTCATACTTGCCTTCGACCACTGTTAAAGCACTCAAAAATTCCCAGGTTTTAGTGATTCCGCAACAACAGTTAGCAACAAAACTGAAACAAGATGTCGGTTTTGCTGCCCATCTTTACCGAGCAAGTGCAATTCTGCTTGCAGACAGACTAGAAAAAATAGTTAGTCAACTTGGTCACAGTACATTAGTCCTCAGCCAACCTCGGTTGAGAGAAATCTTATTTATTTTTGCAGAATTGCATGATAGCGATATTGATTGGTTAATTGTTGCAGGGGATGTAAACCGAATTCCCGCAGGTGCTGTTCTTATTCCTAGCGGCAGACCTGTAGAAGCTTTGCATATCCTTCTCGATGGAAAATTGACACTTTCTACATCTGAGGACGATCGCAATCCTTTAGCCCGTGCATTTTCCAATTTAGAAGACAGCGAAACTGTAGAACGCGAGTTTGCGAACTTGTCTCGAGGCGACATTGTCGGAGAAACCCCTTTTGTGGAGGCTCCTCCACCCTCTATGACTGTGAAAGCCGCAGAGGATTCGATGGTCTTGTCAATTCCTCGCTGGCGATTAGCCGCTAAACTGCTGCACGATGTTGCTTTTGCTGCCCGTTTTTATCGAGTTCTGGCAGTTCTTTTAGCATATAAACAACAAGCAATAGTTAGTCGGTTGGGGTACGGCAGACTTAGTTATAGTACGGGTCAGTCGCTGGGTGAAAATATCGAATATGAGAACGAACTGAACTCTGACTTTTTAGGGCAAGTAGCGCTGGCTGGAGCCAGATTTGACTGGATGCTGAAAAGAATTAGCCGCACTTAAATTCAGTGAACAGTTATCAACCGATAACTGATAACTGTACAGACGCGATTTATCGCGTAACTAATAACTGTACAGACGCGATAAATCGCGTCTCTAACTGATAACTGATATAAGATTATGGTTACTCAAAAAAATAATTTATTTCGCAAACAAGCCTTAGATCATTCATCTTCACCTGAGCGCTTAGATCAGTTAATGCAAGTAATTAGCCCGACCAAGTGGCTACCTTTAATTGGTCTGGGTACTTTGGTTGCAGCAGGTTTGGCCTGGAGTGTATTGGGTCGTATCCCGATTACAGTTGAGGGTAAAGGTGTAGTTATCTTTCCTAGCAAAGTAGTCGGGTTCGATTTTCCTTCTTCAGGTCAATTGCAGACATTAAATGTGCGTGTGGGCGACTTCGTTAAGAAAGGACAAGTACTGGGAACAATTGACCAAAATGAACTGCAAGCGCAACTGCTACAACAGCGTGCCAAATTAGCACAACTGCAAGCCCAAGATCAAGATGCTAATTCACTGCAAGACCAACGCACTCAACAGCAAATCATAACGATCGCTCAACAGCGCCAAAACTTAGAAGTACAATTGCAGCAAGCCCAAGCTTTAAATCCAATTCTCAAAAGTAAAAATTTGGATGCGATCGATCAACAGCGACAAAATCTATTACAAAATTTGCGCGATGCTGAAACTTTAGCTCCTACTCTCAAAGTAAGACTTGAGCGGCGTCAAGCACTCAAAAATGAAGGAGCTATTTCAGATGATACAGTGTTAGAAGCACAACAAACTTACCTCAATAGTCTGCAAAAAATTTCTGAACTCAAACAACAACTCAAGCAACTGGATATCAATCAGGTTCAAGCCCAAAAGTCCTACCTAGAGAATCTTAACCAAATTGATAAATTTAAAACCCAGTTGACAGAACTAAACGCTCAACAAAAAAGCTTAGCAGAACGAAATTTCCAAGCTTCAGTGACTCGGAAAAATCAGATTCAAGATTTGCAGCGCACCATTGCCCAACTAGAATTAAATTTAAAAAATAACTCTCAATTTATCAGTAATTATACTGGACGTATTTTAGAACTTACCGTCAATCCCGGACAAAGTTTGGCTCCAGGAACTCGCATTGGCACAATTGATATTCAACAAACACCGTCTACAAAATTACAAACAGTTGCATTTATTCCTGTTAATGACGGTAAAAAGCTCCGCAAGGGTATGAAGTTACAAATTACACCTTCTACAGTCGAGCGGGAACGCTTTGGCGGTATTGTTGGCACAATCACCGATGTTTCACCCTTCCCGATTACAAAAGCAGGTGCAGCTAAGGTCGTAGGCAATCCAGACATCGTCAATAGTTTAGTCACAGCACAACCTCAGATCCAAGTCATCGCCGAACTTCAACCAGACACTTCAACCTTCAGTGGTTACAAATGGTCTTCTTCCAAAGGCCCAGAACAAAAAATCACTCCTGGTACGACTTCCTCTGTACGGATCACCGTGAAAGAAGAAGCACCAATTAATTTTGTATTACCCATTCTGAAGTCTTTGGGTGGATCGTAGGAATTGGGAAGATGGGGAGGTGGGGAGATGGGGAGGTGGGGAGTGTGAGGAGAATAACCAACCACTAACTACTAACCACTAATGTACAGACGCGATGTTCCTCGCGTCTGTACTAACTACTAACTATTGATAAATAACTATGTTAAAGCGAATATTAAAATCACTACCTAAAAAGCGTAAAGATACTCGGCGTCATACTCCCACGCTGCTGCAAATGGAAGCTGTGGAATGTGGCGCTGCTTCTTTAGGAATTATTCTTGGTTATTACGGTCGAATTGTGCCGTTGGCGAAACTCCGTCAAGATTGCGGTGTATCGCGTGATGGGAGTAAAGCTACTAACGTCCTCGCTGCTGCTAGAAGCTATGGGTTTAATGCCAAAGGTTTCAAGACAGATTTGGATGGACTACGGGAAATGGAATGTCCTTACATTGTGTTTTGGAATTTCAACCATTTCCTAGTTGTAGAAGGATTTGGTAAGGATCGAGTTTATCTCAATGATCCTGCTAGTGGGCCACGCCATGTCTCTATGCAGGAATTTAGCAATTCTTTTACAGGTGTAGTATTGGTTTTGCAGCCTGGCCCAGAGTTCAAAAGAGGGGGACGCAAACCCAGCATTGTTGCAGCTTTGTGGCAAAGAATGCGCTTTTCGGTTGTGGCACTTGTTTATTGTGTGGTAGCAGGATTGTTCTTGGTAATTCCTGGAATGGCAATGCCAGCTTTTTCCCAGGTATTTGTAGATAATATTTTAATTCAGGGTCGCAAAGAATGGTTGAATCCCCTGATTGGGGGGATTGTATTTACAGCAGTAATTACTGGATTTTTGACTCTACTACAGTTGCAGTCTCTGCGTCGGATGAAAATCAAGCTATCTGTAGGTATGTCCAGTCAATTTTTGTGGCATATTTTACATTTACCTGTGAGTTTTTACGATCAACGATTTGCAGGAGAAATCAGCAGCCGTGTGCAGCTTAACGACTCTTTAGCAGGTCTACTTTCCGGTAAATTGGCAACCACAGCGATCGCAGCAGTAACGGTAATTTTTTATGCAGTGATCATGCTGCAATATGACGTTGTGCTAACTTCGATTGGCATAGCTTTTGTCGCTTTTAATCTCCTCGCCTTGCAGTGGGTATCAAGACGACGCGTTGATGCCAATATGCGATATCAACAGGATCAAGGTAAAGTAACTGGAGTTTCAATTTCTGGTCTCCAGAGTATGGAAACGCTGAAGTCATCGGGCTTGGAGTCAGATTTCTTCTCGCGGTGGGCAGGTTATTATGCCAAATCGATCAATACTCAACAAGAAATGGATGTAACTAACCAAGCATTAGGAGTGTTACCTTCTTTCCTCTCCAGAATTGCCTCCATGTTGCTGATCACTGTAGGCGGTTTGCGGGTGATAGATGGATATTTAAGCATTGGGATGCTAGTGGCATTTCAGGCTTTGATGCAACAGTTTATGCAGCCTGTGAACAATCTCATTACTTTGGGAAGTAGCCTGCAAGAAGTAGAAGGTAGTATCACCCGTCTTGATGATGTGTTGCGTAACCCGACGGTTCGGGAAAAGGGAGGACAAGGGGGACAGGGAGGGCAAGGGGGCGAAGGGAGACAAGGGAGACAAGGAGGAAAAGGGGATCTTGGGAATATATATGAAGCACTCTCCGCGTCACCTGCTCAGAAGCTTTCGGCGTCTTCTTCCGTTCCTGTACCTGCTGCTCCTGCAACTAAATTACAAGGGTATGTCGAGCTACGCAATGTTACTTTTGGCTATAACCGGATTGCTGCTCCTTTGATTGAAAACTTTAATTTCTCGCTTAAACCAGGACAGCGCGTTGCTTTAGTTGGTGGAAGTGGTTCTGGTAAGTCTACGATCGCCAAAATGATCGCTGGGCTATATGAACCTTGGGAAGGAGAGATCCTGTTTGATGGTCAACCCAGAAGTGAAATTCCTCGGCAAGTTTTAGTTAATTCTCTGGCTTTAGTAGAACAGGATATTTTTCTGTTTGCTGGCAGTGTTAGAGAAAACTTGACGCTCTGGGATACTACTGTACCAGAAAGTAATTTGGTGCGTGCTTGTAAAGATGCAGCAATCCACGATATTGTGATTTCCTTGCCAGGGGGTTATGGTGCTGAACTCTTAGAAGGTGCCAGCAATTTGAGCGGCGGTCAGCGACAGCGTTTGGAAATTGCCCGCTCTTTAGTTAATAATCCCGCAATCTTAGTAATGGATGAAGCTACCAGCGCTCTTGATACTGAGACCGAAAAAATCATTGACCGGAAACTCCGCCAGCGTGGTTGTACTTGCATTATAGTGGCGCATCGCCTCAGCACGATCCGCGATTGTGATGAAATTATTGTCCTCGAACGAGGAAAGGTAATCCAGCGCGGAACCCACGATGAATTGAAGCAGGTTGAGGGTAAGTATTTGGAGTTGATTCGTAGTGAGGGGGGAGCGCTTTAGGGGAGGTGGGGAGTGTGGGGAGTGTGAGGAGTGTGTAGACGCGTAGCGGCTTAAGGTAAGGGTGGAGTGTGTAGACACGCAAGTGGCTTCCCGTAGGGTGGAGTGTGAAGAGTAAAGACTATTAACTACTAACCACTAATGTACAGACGCGAGGAACATCGCGTCTCTACCCACTAACTACTAACCAATAACCAATGACTATTGACTATTAATTAATATTTATGATTAATCAAATTAGTTTTGTTATCCCACAGGGACAAGAATATATATTAAAGGGTAATCAACCAATACTTTTAAATGACCCAGAGACGGTTTGGTTGATTAAGTCTGGTTCGATGGCGTTGTTTGTGATCGCTGTTAAGGATGGTGTACCGGAGGGTTCTCGGCGTTATTTATTGACTTTGGGAGATGGAGAGGCGATGTTCTCGACAATACCTAGTCAAAATCAGGAGCAACGCCAGATTCTAGCGGTATCGATGGAGGAGACAGAACTCCTGAAGATGTCCAAGGCAGATTTTAACAGGTTGATTGCCAATAAAGATGGTGAGGCTGTGTCGCTGGTGGATGACTGGGTGAATCAGCTAGGCTTGGCACTGTCTGAAATTGTTCCTCCAGCAATGCCTGTCAAACCAGAAGGAATTAACTTTTTCTCCTTAAATAAAAGTGATATTTTCCAACCCCAACCTGATACAGTGTCTTGGGTGGAAATTCAGGAAGGGTATGTTCGTTGGATGGGAATTGAAAAACTACAAATTTATCCCAGTTCTGGCATTTTGCCTTTGAGTGCAGATATGTGGTTGCAGGCAGATAGTATTGTTGAGCTTGCTACTAGTGAAACTTCGGATCTGCAAAATGGAGATACGATATTAAAAAGTTTGTCCCAACTGACAACCTATTTTCTTCAAGGTATTGAACTGTTGGAGCAATCGGAAATAACCGCAGAATTACGGAGGTTTCAAGAAAGGGAACGTCTCAATTATCAGGTAATGCAGGAGGCTTTGGGGGAACTGTCATCCGTGCTAGAAGTACGGAAATCAGCTTTTCCTCCAGAGACAAAGTCGGTTGATACTTCAGATCAGGCTTTAATGATTGCTGCTGGTGCGGTGGGACGTGCTTTAGGGATTAAGATTTGCCCACCAGCCCAGTCAGAGGATCTTA
Above is a genomic segment from Fischerella sp. JS2 containing:
- a CDS encoding CTB family bacteriocin; translation: MSHEINKSIELSEQELDVVAGGASLNELAAFATSQESIKSASAATPFGSVSTTDIQYLDLESVVQKQAEA
- a CDS encoding cyclic nucleotide-binding domain-containing protein produces the protein MTEVLLKELSNSDIDWMLKTGSREEISTGQVLIRQGEPVNALYILLDGALTVSISQADNNPLGRAFAALEGGEMSGREIARLSSGEMVGEIPFIESYLPSTTVKALKNSQVLVIPQQQLATKLKQDVGFAAHLYRASAILLADRLEKIVSQLGHSTLVLSQPRLREILFIFAELHDSDIDWLIVAGDVNRIPAGAVLIPSGRPVEALHILLDGKLTLSTSEDDRNPLARAFSNLEDSETVEREFANLSRGDIVGETPFVEAPPPSMTVKAAEDSMVLSIPRWRLAAKLLHDVAFAARFYRVLAVLLAYKQQAIVSRLGYGRLSYSTGQSLGENIEYENELNSDFLGQVALAGARFDWMLKRISRT
- a CDS encoding CTB family bacteriocin, which gives rise to MSKKIKTDEDNKITELSEEELDEVSGGLNLSELFKDINQFSQVNIANFKQSKFVLDQVSIVNSEGSFNSLHIEITNIESTAIQDLNIS
- a CDS encoding universal stress protein, coding for MFQRVLICTDFSDGLHRLTHFVSSLALAGMKQIVFLHVVPLWEKGIIPRVDTEKIEQAQTRLAKTVGETPTDVEVKIEVQSGKPVEIILKVAQTYQSQLIILGSQSRNLLTEKLVGSTMADLSHKTMIPLLVVRPQLISTYTSEELTLRCQHLFRSLLLPYNDTQAANYLVQQVKQLAQQQSDRYLQQCTLCWVLEDTGRREVPKKISPQQAGQTLSQIKADLEGVNLQVEIEVRQGHCVTQILEAATMADISAIAVSSGTIGKLQEWLISSFAAELLRYSWYPVLFFPPQRG
- a CDS encoding NHLP family bacteriocin export ABC transporter peptidase/permease/ATPase subunit, which gives rise to MLKRILKSLPKKRKDTRRHTPTLLQMEAVECGAASLGIILGYYGRIVPLAKLRQDCGVSRDGSKATNVLAAARSYGFNAKGFKTDLDGLREMECPYIVFWNFNHFLVVEGFGKDRVYLNDPASGPRHVSMQEFSNSFTGVVLVLQPGPEFKRGGRKPSIVAALWQRMRFSVVALVYCVVAGLFLVIPGMAMPAFSQVFVDNILIQGRKEWLNPLIGGIVFTAVITGFLTLLQLQSLRRMKIKLSVGMSSQFLWHILHLPVSFYDQRFAGEISSRVQLNDSLAGLLSGKLATTAIAAVTVIFYAVIMLQYDVVLTSIGIAFVAFNLLALQWVSRRRVDANMRYQQDQGKVTGVSISGLQSMETLKSSGLESDFFSRWAGYYAKSINTQQEMDVTNQALGVLPSFLSRIASMLLITVGGLRVIDGYLSIGMLVAFQALMQQFMQPVNNLITLGSSLQEVEGSITRLDDVLRNPTVREKGGQGGQGGQGGEGRQGRQGGKGDLGNIYEALSASPAQKLSASSSVPVPAAPATKLQGYVELRNVTFGYNRIAAPLIENFNFSLKPGQRVALVGGSGSGKSTIAKMIAGLYEPWEGEILFDGQPRSEIPRQVLVNSLALVEQDIFLFAGSVRENLTLWDTTVPESNLVRACKDAAIHDIVISLPGGYGAELLEGASNLSGGQRQRLEIARSLVNNPAILVMDEATSALDTETEKIIDRKLRQRGCTCIIVAHRLSTIRDCDEIIVLERGKVIQRGTHDELKQVEGKYLELIRSEGGAL
- a CDS encoding D-alanyl-D-alanine carboxypeptidase family protein, with the translated sequence MKRFWKKTAFFTIVALIVFSLVASSGTTNKILNQDTRNSESYILADLLPKQQSNQLYIGIVNEIVTPTPEATPTPNLNLTSKERFLTAITDKLSTIPESGTYEYNLLRAYGAAFVNHNSEVQLPSQVLFKDEKETKEFQATLTMGKVNGTNNCYLQKAAADALNQAKAQVSIPLKSGDADSDCTRSFAANVRFWRKYANDKTLTRVQQGQETKILGTVAPPGASQHLWGLAIDLRVSSEAQRQALNQNGWFRTVEYDVPHWTYIGYPPDELGDLGFQNKVIGGISYWLTPL
- a CDS encoding CTB family bacteriocin, whose protein sequence is MSHEINKSIELSEQELDVVAGGASLNELTAFAASQESIKSASAATAFGSFSTTDIQSLDVESVVQKQAEA
- a CDS encoding CTB family bacteriocin — its product is MSHEINKSIELSEQELNVVAGGASLNELAAFATEKESIKSASAATGFGSFSTTDIQELDLASVVQKQAEA
- a CDS encoding NHLP bacteriocin system secretion protein, giving the protein MVTQKNNLFRKQALDHSSSPERLDQLMQVISPTKWLPLIGLGTLVAAGLAWSVLGRIPITVEGKGVVIFPSKVVGFDFPSSGQLQTLNVRVGDFVKKGQVLGTIDQNELQAQLLQQRAKLAQLQAQDQDANSLQDQRTQQQIITIAQQRQNLEVQLQQAQALNPILKSKNLDAIDQQRQNLLQNLRDAETLAPTLKVRLERRQALKNEGAISDDTVLEAQQTYLNSLQKISELKQQLKQLDINQVQAQKSYLENLNQIDKFKTQLTELNAQQKSLAERNFQASVTRKNQIQDLQRTIAQLELNLKNNSQFISNYTGRILELTVNPGQSLAPGTRIGTIDIQQTPSTKLQTVAFIPVNDGKKLRKGMKLQITPSTVERERFGGIVGTITDVSPFPITKAGAAKVVGNPDIVNSLVTAQPQIQVIAELQPDTSTFSGYKWSSSKGPEQKITPGTTSSVRITVKEEAPINFVLPILKSLGGS
- a CDS encoding CTB family bacteriocin; amino-acid sequence: MSYEINKSIELSEQELDVVAGGASLNEIAAFAAEQNSIKSSVAATPFGAFSQTDIQELDLASAVQKQIDV
- a CDS encoding response regulator transcription factor: MIRLLLVDDQTLIRDGIRAMLNLEPDLEVVGTADNGESAIAQVKALQPDIVLMDVRMPVMDGRVATSIISEQFPNTKVIVLSTFDDDEYIADAMRSGAKGYLLKDMPSEELAQAIRFVHKGYTQMGPGLLEKIVPKIQTSEPASPKLPEPKLDLLTDREQDVLRLIAIGATNREIAQQLYISEGTVKTHVTHLLNRLNLKNRSQLAIYANSVYSA